One genomic segment of Fusobacterium nucleatum includes these proteins:
- a CDS encoding TonB-dependent receptor — protein MKKYLMGLSIFIFCASAYGEVINLGEKNIYSETGFEKNLRNSTTSPYIITSKDIETKGYTSVSEILDSVPGVNVQEGLRPAVDVRGQGFQKAKATVQLLVDGVPANMLDTSHMNVPIDVVNINEIERIEVIPGGGAVLYGSGTSGGVINIITKKYKGNNNIRGGVGYQVASFRNNKFDVSAGTSVGDFDFDINYSKNRKYGYRDYDFTNSDYFSGRINYNINKTSNIAFKYSGYRDKYTYPNFLDQKELDENRRQSGIEKEAKENNRIKKDEFTLTYNTKIGDKNDLNILGFYQKTDIPSESIEDYTSEYKGMLAGQAAGLRKALRNPRLPARARTAMQNRLNALLAELGSTNSVDFKKFSQFKDTKKAIKIKDKFTYDNAGSNVIVGLGYTDNDMLRVSKMELVGKRVMADTKIDLSKKTFEVFALNNFKVNRFELIQGLRFENSKYDGTRKNNDDTLDIKKSKDNWAGSLAVNYLYSDTGNAYVKYERAFTSPAPGQLVDKVQTAPRVYTYKVNNLKSESTNLFEIGWNDYLLGSLLSADVFYAETKDEIATIFDGGAANAHGTAFRSTNLGKTKRYGFDLSAEQKFEKFTFKEAYSFIETKILKDNSSSFEGKHIADVPKHKLVFSVDYDITSKFTVGADYEYRAAAFIDNANKYGKDKAKSVFNLRADYKITNSLNVYAGINNIFGAKYYNSVRGNSSGERFYDPAPKINYYAGFKYKF, from the coding sequence ATGAAAAAATATTTAATGGGATTGTCAATATTTATATTTTGTGCAAGTGCTTATGGAGAAGTTATAAATTTAGGAGAAAAAAATATTTATTCTGAAACAGGTTTTGAAAAAAATTTAAGAAATTCAACTACTTCTCCTTATATAATTACATCAAAAGATATTGAAACAAAAGGTTATACTTCTGTATCAGAAATTTTAGATTCAGTTCCTGGTGTAAATGTACAAGAAGGTTTACGCCCAGCAGTTGATGTAAGAGGGCAAGGTTTTCAAAAAGCAAAAGCAACAGTTCAACTTTTAGTTGATGGAGTTCCTGCAAATATGCTTGATACTTCACATATGAATGTACCTATTGATGTTGTTAATATCAATGAAATAGAAAGAATTGAAGTAATTCCAGGTGGAGGAGCTGTTTTATATGGTAGTGGAACATCTGGTGGAGTTATAAATATTATAACTAAAAAATACAAAGGTAATAACAATATCCGTGGAGGAGTGGGTTATCAAGTAGCAAGTTTTAGAAATAACAAATTTGATGTCTCTGCTGGGACAAGTGTTGGAGATTTTGATTTTGATATAAACTATTCAAAAAACAGAAAATATGGATATAGAGATTATGATTTTACTAACTCTGATTATTTTTCTGGAAGAATTAATTACAATATCAATAAAACAAGTAACATAGCTTTTAAATATAGTGGTTATAGAGATAAATATACTTATCCTAATTTTTTAGATCAAAAAGAGCTAGATGAAAATAGAAGACAAAGTGGTATTGAAAAAGAAGCAAAAGAAAATAATAGAATCAAAAAAGATGAATTTACTTTAACATATAATACTAAGATAGGAGATAAAAATGATTTGAATATCTTAGGTTTTTACCAAAAAACAGATATTCCTTCTGAATCTATTGAAGATTATACATCAGAATATAAAGGAATGTTAGCAGGTCAAGCTGCTGGATTAAGAAAAGCTCTTAGAAATCCAAGATTGCCTGCTAGAGCAAGAACAGCTATGCAAAATAGATTAAATGCTTTACTAGCTGAGTTGGGAAGTACAAATAGTGTTGACTTTAAAAAATTCTCTCAATTTAAAGATACTAAAAAAGCTATAAAAATTAAAGATAAATTTACTTATGATAATGCAGGAAGTAATGTTATAGTTGGTTTAGGGTATACTGATAATGATATGCTTAGAGTATCTAAGATGGAATTAGTTGGAAAGAGAGTTATGGCTGATACAAAAATAGATTTATCTAAGAAAACATTTGAAGTATTTGCATTAAATAACTTTAAGGTTAATAGATTTGAACTTATTCAAGGATTAAGATTTGAAAATTCTAAATATGATGGAACAAGAAAAAATAACGATGATACATTAGATATAAAGAAATCTAAGGATAATTGGGCAGGCTCATTAGCAGTAAACTATTTATACTCTGATACAGGAAATGCTTATGTAAAATATGAAAGAGCCTTTACTTCTCCTGCTCCTGGACAATTAGTGGATAAAGTTCAAACTGCTCCAAGAGTTTATACTTATAAGGTTAATAATTTAAAATCAGAAAGTACGAACTTATTTGAAATTGGATGGAATGATTATTTATTAGGTTCTCTTTTAAGTGCAGATGTATTCTATGCAGAAACAAAAGATGAAATAGCTACTATTTTTGATGGAGGAGCTGCTAATGCACATGGAACTGCATTCAGAAGTACAAATTTAGGGAAAACTAAAAGGTATGGTTTTGATTTAAGTGCTGAACAAAAATTTGAAAAGTTTACTTTTAAAGAAGCATATTCATTTATTGAAACTAAAATCTTAAAAGATAATTCTAGCAGTTTTGAAGGAAAACATATAGCAGATGTACCAAAACATAAATTAGTTTTCTCAGTAGATTATGATATAACTTCTAAATTTACTGTTGGGGCAGACTATGAATATAGAGCAGCAGCCTTTATTGATAATGCAAATAAATATGGAAAAGATAAGGCTAAATCAGTATTTAATTTAAGAGCTGATTACAAAATAACTAATTCATTAAATGTTTATGCAGGTATAAATAATATATTTGGTGCTAAATATTATAATAGTGTTAGAGGTAACAGTAGTGGAGAAAGATTTTATGACCCAGCTCCAAAAATAAACTATTATGCAGGTTTTAAATATAAATTTTAA
- a CDS encoding ABC transporter substrate-binding protein — MKKLITFICFVFFTVSSFAIKVENNQILDDYGNKIEAKEYKKIIVTDPGVIEILFKIGGEKSIVAIAKTSRSKIHPSDKVDKLVSIGNVSNLNLEKVVEYKPDLIVVSSMMLRNVEAIKKMGYKVIVSNASNLNGILDVISVTGIISGKKDEAEKLRKECSLKLEKIEKENNKNSSKLKGAILFSTSPMSAFSEDSIPGDVLKHLGVTNIAANVPGQRPILSPEYILKENPDFLAGAMSLDNPQQIIEASNVIPKIKAGKNKNIFILDSSVILRSSYRIFDEMEVLKEKLNKIENK; from the coding sequence ATGAAAAAACTTATTACTTTTATTTGCTTTGTTTTTTTTACTGTATCTTCATTTGCCATAAAAGTGGAGAATAATCAAATTCTAGATGATTATGGAAATAAGATTGAAGCTAAGGAGTATAAAAAAATTATTGTGACTGACCCTGGTGTAATAGAAATATTATTTAAAATAGGTGGAGAAAAATCAATAGTTGCTATTGCTAAAACTTCTAGAAGTAAGATACATCCTTCTGATAAAGTAGATAAATTAGTAAGTATTGGAAATGTTTCTAACTTGAATTTAGAAAAAGTTGTTGAATACAAGCCTGATTTAATTGTGGTTAGCTCTATGATGTTAAGAAATGTAGAGGCTATAAAAAAAATGGGCTATAAAGTTATAGTTTCTAATGCTTCTAATTTAAATGGCATTCTTGATGTAATTTCAGTTACAGGAATTATTTCTGGGAAAAAAGATGAAGCAGAAAAATTAAGAAAAGAGTGTTCACTTAAATTAGAAAAGATTGAAAAAGAAAATAATAAAAATTCTTCTAAATTAAAAGGGGCAATACTATTTTCAACTTCACCTATGTCTGCTTTTTCAGAAGACTCAATACCAGGAGATGTCCTTAAACATCTGGGAGTTACCAATATAGCAGCAAATGTTCCAGGACAAAGACCTATATTATCACCTGAATATATTCTAAAAGAAAATCCTGATTTTTTAGCTGGGGCTATGAGCTTAGATAATCCACAACAAATTATTGAAGCATCTAATGTTATTCCTAAGATAAAAGCAGGAAAAAATAAGAACATTTTTATTTTAGATTCATCAGTTATATTAAGAAGCTCATATAGAATATTTGATGAAATGGAAGTATTAAAAGAAAAATTAAATAAAATAGAAAATAAGTAA
- the mscL gene encoding large-conductance mechanosensitive channel protein MscL, whose translation MKKLLEEFKAFVMRGNVLDLAVGVIIGGAFGKIVTSLVNDIFMPIIGMIIGNVDFSSLEIKLGESVEGAEQAAIRYGMFIQEIVNFLIIALCIFMVIKVVNKLQKKKEEAPAPAPKPTKEEVLLTEIRDALNKIAEK comes from the coding sequence ATGAAAAAATTATTAGAAGAATTTAAAGCATTTGTAATGCGTGGAAATGTTCTTGATTTAGCAGTTGGAGTTATTATTGGAGGAGCCTTTGGGAAAATAGTAACAAGTTTAGTTAATGATATCTTTATGCCAATTATAGGAATGATAATAGGAAATGTTGATTTTTCTTCTTTAGAAATAAAATTAGGAGAGTCAGTTGAAGGGGCTGAACAAGCTGCTATTAGATATGGAATGTTTATACAAGAAATAGTTAATTTTCTTATAATTGCACTTTGTATATTTATGGTTATAAAAGTAGTAAATAAGTTACAAAAGAAAAAAGAAGAAGCTCCTGCTCCTGCTCCAAAACCTACAAAAGAAGAAGTATTACTTACTGAAATTAGAGATGCTTTAAATAAAATAGCAGAAAAATAA
- the mnmA gene encoding tRNA 2-thiouridine(34) synthase MnmA, giving the protein MVETKSIAPEFKKYLKFDSNNSNIRVGVAMSGGVDSSTVAYLLKQQGYDIFGVTMKTFKDEDSDAKKVCDDLGIEHYVLDVRNEFKEKVMDYFVNEYMNGRTPNPCMVCNRHIKFGKMLDFILSKGANFMATGHYTKLKNGLLSVGDDSNKDQVYFLSQIEKDRLSKIIFPVGDLEKTKLRELAEQLGVRVYSKKDSQEICFVDDGKLKQFLIENTKGEAEKPGNIVDKNGNILGKHKGFSFYTIGQRKGLGISSEEPLYVLAFDRETNNIIVGKNEDLFKDELITTRLNLFSVSSLDDLDKLECFAKTRSRDILHKCLLKKDGDNFQVKFIDNKVRAITPGQGIVFYNNEGNVIAGGFIEK; this is encoded by the coding sequence ATGGTGGAAACAAAAAGTATTGCACCTGAATTTAAAAAATACCTTAAATTTGATAGTAACAACAGTAATATTAGAGTTGGTGTAGCTATGAGTGGAGGAGTTGATAGTTCAACTGTTGCTTATCTTTTAAAACAACAGGGTTATGACATATTTGGTGTGACTATGAAAACTTTTAAAGATGAGGATTCTGATGCTAAAAAAGTCTGTGATGACTTAGGAATAGAGCATTATGTCTTAGATGTAAGAAATGAATTTAAAGAAAAGGTTATGGATTACTTTGTTAATGAATATATGAATGGTAGAACTCCAAATCCTTGTATGGTATGTAATAGACATATAAAATTTGGAAAAATGTTAGATTTTATTTTATCAAAAGGTGCTAACTTTATGGCAACTGGACATTATACAAAATTAAAAAATGGTCTATTAAGTGTTGGTGATGACTCGAATAAGGATCAAGTATATTTTTTATCTCAAATTGAAAAAGATAGGTTAAGTAAAATTATTTTTCCAGTTGGTGATTTAGAAAAAACTAAATTAAGAGAACTTGCAGAACAATTAGGAGTAAGAGTTTATTCTAAAAAAGATTCTCAAGAAATTTGTTTTGTTGATGATGGGAAATTAAAACAATTTTTAATAGAAAATACAAAAGGTGAAGCTGAAAAACCTGGAAATATTGTTGACAAAAACGGAAATATTTTAGGAAAACATAAAGGTTTTTCATTTTATACAATTGGTCAAAGAAAAGGTTTAGGAATATCTAGTGAAGAACCTTTATATGTTTTAGCTTTTGATAGAGAAACAAATAATATCATTGTTGGAAAAAATGAAGATTTATTTAAAGATGAGTTAATTACAACAAGACTAAATCTTTTTTCAGTATCTTCTTTGGATGATTTAGATAAATTAGAATGTTTTGCAAAAACTCGTTCAAGAGATATTTTACATAAATGTTTATTGAAAAAAGATGGAGATAATTTTCAAGTAAAATTTATTGATAATAAAGTTAGAGCTATTACACCAGGGCAAGGGATTGTATTTTATAATAATGAAGGAAATGTAATAGCAGGAGGCTTCATTGAAAAATAG
- a CDS encoding LysE family translocator encodes MDTTILKGILTGLILSLPFGPVGVYCMELTIVEGRWKGYITALGMVTMDMVYSAVALLFLSSVKEYVEKYETYFSLFIGIFLMIISLKKLLKKIELKELNVDFKSMLQNYITGVGFAIVNISTILVIATVFAFLRILDDATTLSSLEIIIGVGLGGSGLWFSTTYIISHFRRLFGKEKLIKIIKFANGIIFILALFVVIYSAKQIIN; translated from the coding sequence TTGGATACTACAATTTTAAAAGGGATTCTAACAGGGTTAATTTTGTCTTTACCCTTTGGACCGGTTGGGGTTTATTGCATGGAGCTGACCATTGTTGAGGGAAGATGGAAGGGCTACATAACAGCATTGGGAATGGTTACTATGGATATGGTCTATTCAGCAGTTGCTTTATTATTTCTTTCAAGTGTTAAAGAATATGTTGAAAAATATGAGACTTATTTCTCTCTTTTTATAGGAATATTTTTGATGATAATTTCTTTAAAGAAACTTTTAAAGAAAATTGAATTAAAAGAATTGAATGTGGATTTTAAAAGTATGTTACAAAATTATATAACAGGAGTTGGATTTGCTATAGTAAATATTTCTACTATTTTGGTTATAGCAACTGTATTTGCTTTTTTAAGAATTTTAGATGACGCAACTACTTTAAGCTCACTTGAAATAATTATAGGAGTAGGACTTGGTGGATCAGGATTATGGTTTTCTACAACATATATAATTTCACATTTTAGAAGACTTTTTGGAAAAGAAAAACTTATAAAAATAATAAAATTTGCAAATGGAATTATTTTTATATTAGCGTTATTTGTTGTAATTTATAGTGCAAAACAAATAATAAATTAG
- a CDS encoding type III pantothenate kinase, translating to MIIGIDIGNTHIVTGIYDGNGELISTFRIATNDKMTEDEYFSYFNNITKYNEISIKKVDAILISSVVPNIIITFQFFARKYFKVEATIVDLEKKLPFTFAKGINYTGFGADRIIDITEAMQKYPDKNLVIFDFGTATTYDVLKKGVYIGGGILPGIDMSINALYGNTAKLPRVKFTTPSSVLGTDTMKQIQAAIFFGYAGQIKHIIKKIDEELNDQIFVLATGGLGKILSAEIDEIDEYDANLSLKGLYTLYKLNK from the coding sequence ATGATAATTGGTATTGATATTGGTAATACTCATATAGTTACAGGAATTTATGATGGTAATGGAGAATTAATTTCAACATTTCGTATAGCAACAAATGATAAAATGACAGAGGATGAATATTTTTCCTATTTTAATAATATTACAAAATATAATGAAATTTCAATTAAAAAGGTAGATGCAATTTTAATTTCATCTGTTGTTCCAAATATAATAATAACTTTTCAATTTTTTGCAAGAAAATATTTTAAGGTTGAAGCAACAATAGTTGATTTAGAAAAGAAACTTCCATTTACTTTTGCAAAAGGAATAAATTATACAGGTTTTGGTGCGGATAGAATAATTGATATTACAGAAGCAATGCAAAAATATCCTGATAAAAATTTAGTAATTTTTGATTTTGGAACAGCAACCACTTATGATGTACTAAAAAAAGGTGTATATATTGGTGGAGGAATACTTCCAGGAATTGATATGTCTATCAATGCTTTATATGGAAATACTGCAAAACTTCCAAGAGTAAAATTTACAACCCCTAGTAGTGTTTTAGGTACTGATACAATGAAACAAATCCAAGCAGCTATATTCTTTGGGTATGCTGGACAAATTAAACATATTATAAAAAAGATTGATGAAGAATTAAATGACCAAATTTTTGTATTAGCAACTGGAGGCTTAGGAAAAATTTTATCAGCTGAAATTGATGAAATTGATGAATACGATGCTAATTTAAGTTTAAAAGGTCTTTATACATTGTATAAATTAAATAAATAA
- a CDS encoding nucleoside triphosphate pyrophosphatase, which yields MILASNSQRRQEILKDAGFNFTVITADIEEISDKKNINERILDIAEKKLEQIAKDNVNEFVLAADTVVELDGKILGKPKNREEAFGFLKSLSGKVHRVITAYVFKNISKNILIKEVVVSEVKFFHLDDDTINWYLDTDEPFDKAGAYGIQGYGRILVEKINGDYYSIMGFPISNFLENLKKIGYKISLIDKI from the coding sequence ATGATATTAGCTTCAAATTCACAAAGAAGACAAGAAATTTTGAAAGATGCTGGTTTTAATTTTACAGTTATAACAGCCGATATTGAAGAAATAAGTGATAAAAAAAATATCAATGAAAGAATATTGGATATAGCAGAAAAAAAATTGGAACAAATTGCAAAAGATAATGTAAATGAATTTGTTTTAGCGGCAGATACTGTTGTTGAACTAGATGGAAAAATTTTAGGAAAACCTAAGAATAGAGAAGAAGCTTTTGGATTTTTAAAGTCTTTATCTGGCAAGGTACATAGAGTTATAACCGCTTATGTATTTAAAAATATTTCTAAAAATATTCTAATAAAAGAAGTGGTTGTAAGTGAAGTCAAATTTTTTCACTTAGATGATGATACAATAAACTGGTATTTAGATACTGATGAACCTTTTGATAAAGCTGGAGCTTACGGTATTCAAGGTTATGGAAGAATACTTGTTGAAAAAATAAACGGAGATTATTATTCTATAATGGGTTTCCCTATTTCAAATTTTTTAGAAAATTTAAAAAAAATTGGTTATAAAATAAGTCTAATAGATAAAATTTAA
- a CDS encoding rod shape-determining protein: MKKFMGKLLGIFSDDLGIDLGTSNTLICMKNKGIILREPSVVAISTKTKEIFEVGEKAKHMIGRTPSTYETIRPLRNGVIADYEVTEKMLRSFYKRIKSGTLLNKPRVIICVPAGITQVEKRAVMEVTREAGAREAYLIEEPMAAAIGVGINIFEPEGSMVVDIGGGTSELAVVSLGGVVKKSSFRVAGDRFDTAIVDYVRQKHNLLIGEKSAEDIKIKIGTVSPEEEDMEIEVSGKYVLNGLPKDITLTSSELIDTLSTLVQEIIEEIRVVFEKTPPELAADIKKRGIYISGGGALLRGIDKRISAGLNLKVTISEDPLNAVINGIGVLLNNFSLYSKVLVSTETEY, encoded by the coding sequence ATGAAAAAATTTATGGGCAAATTATTAGGAATATTTTCAGATGATTTAGGTATAGATTTAGGAACATCTAATACATTAATCTGTATGAAAAATAAAGGAATTATTCTAAGAGAACCTTCTGTTGTTGCAATTTCTACTAAAACAAAAGAAATTTTTGAAGTAGGTGAAAAAGCAAAACATATGATAGGAAGAACTCCTTCTACTTATGAAACTATAAGACCTTTAAGAAATGGAGTTATTGCCGATTATGAAGTTACAGAAAAAATGTTAAGATCATTCTATAAAAGAATAAAATCTGGGACATTGTTAAATAAACCTAGAGTAATTATCTGTGTACCAGCTGGAATAACACAGGTTGAAAAAAGAGCAGTTATGGAAGTTACAAGAGAAGCTGGGGCAAGAGAAGCATACTTAATTGAGGAACCTATGGCAGCAGCAATAGGTGTAGGAATAAATATTTTTGAACCAGAAGGAAGTATGGTAGTTGATATTGGTGGAGGAACATCAGAATTAGCAGTTGTGTCTTTAGGTGGAGTTGTAAAAAAATCTTCTTTTAGAGTCGCAGGTGATAGATTTGATACTGCTATCGTTGACTATGTAAGACAAAAACATAATTTATTAATTGGTGAAAAATCAGCTGAGGATATAAAAATAAAAATAGGTACTGTTAGTCCAGAAGAAGAAGATATGGAAATAGAAGTTAGTGGTAAATATGTTTTAAATGGTTTGCCAAAAGATATTACTTTGACATCATCTGAATTAATTGATACTTTATCAACATTAGTTCAGGAAATTATTGAAGAAATAAGAGTTGTTTTTGAAAAAACTCCTCCTGAATTAGCAGCTGATATTAAAAAAAGAGGAATATATATAAGTGGTGGTGGAGCATTGCTTAGAGGAATTGATAAAAGAATATCAGCAGGTTTAAATTTAAAAGTTACTATATCAGAAGATCCTTTAAATGCTGTTATTAATGGTATAGGGGTATTATTAAATAACTTCTCATTATATAGTAAAGTTTTAGTATCAACAGAAACAGAATATTAA
- the scpB gene encoding SMC-Scp complex subunit ScpB, which yields MSIKNQVESIIFLGGDENKIKDLAKFFKISIEDMLKILLELKDDRKDTGINLEIDSEIVYLSTNPLYGEVINNYFEQETKPKKLSSASIETLSIIAYKQPVTKSEIESIRGVSVDRIISNLEERKFVKNCGKQETGRKANLYEVTDKFLSYLGIKNITELPDYDLLKEKIKNMENITTNED from the coding sequence ATGAGTATAAAAAATCAAGTTGAATCTATCATTTTTTTAGGTGGAGATGAAAATAAAATAAAAGATTTAGCTAAATTTTTTAAAATTTCTATTGAAGATATGTTAAAAATTCTTTTAGAATTAAAAGATGATAGAAAAGACACTGGTATAAATCTTGAAATTGATTCGGAAATAGTTTATTTATCTACAAATCCATTATATGGTGAAGTTATAAATAATTATTTTGAACAAGAAACAAAACCTAAAAAGTTATCATCAGCTTCAATAGAAACTTTGTCCATAATAGCTTACAAACAACCTGTTACAAAATCAGAAATTGAAAGTATTAGAGGAGTTTCTGTGGATAGAATTATCTCAAACTTAGAAGAAAGAAAATTTGTAAAAAATTGTGGTAAACAAGAAACAGGTAGAAAAGCTAACTTATATGAAGTAACTGATAAATTTTTATCATATTTAGGTATAAAAAATATAACAGAATTACCAGATTATGATTTATTAAAAGAAAAAATTAAAAATATGGAGAATATAACTACTAATGAGGATTAA
- a CDS encoding pseudouridine synthase, translated as MRINKFLSTLGIASRRAIDKYIEEGRITVNGNIATTGIDVNENDDIFIDGKKIKNNINEEKVYFMLNKPLEVLSSSSDDRGRKTVVDLVKTDKRIFPIGRLDYMTSGLILLTNDGELFNRVVHPKSEIYKKYYVKILGEIKKEEIAELKKGVLLNDGKTLPAKISGIKYDKNKTSMYISIREGRNRQIRRMIEKFEYKVLMLRREKIGELSLGDLPEGKYRELTKQEVEYLYSI; from the coding sequence ATGAGGATTAATAAATTTTTATCTACTCTTGGTATCGCTTCAAGAAGAGCTATTGATAAATATATTGAAGAAGGTAGAATTACTGTTAATGGTAATATAGCAACAACTGGAATAGATGTAAATGAAAATGATGATATTTTCATAGATGGCAAAAAAATAAAAAATAATATAAATGAAGAAAAAGTTTATTTTATGTTAAATAAGCCATTAGAAGTATTATCTTCTTCAAGCGACGATAGAGGTAGAAAGACAGTAGTTGATTTAGTTAAAACTGATAAAAGAATTTTTCCTATTGGGCGACTTGACTATATGACAAGTGGTTTAATTTTGCTTACAAATGATGGAGAATTATTTAATAGAGTAGTTCACCCAAAATCAGAAATCTATAAGAAATATTATGTAAAAATTTTGGGTGAAATTAAAAAAGAAGAGATAGCTGAACTAAAAAAAGGTGTCTTATTAAATGATGGTAAGACATTACCAGCTAAAATATCTGGAATAAAATACGATAAAAATAAAACTTCTATGTATATTTCAATAAGAGAAGGTAGAAATAGACAAATTAGAAGAATGATAGAAAAATTTGAGTATAAAGTTTTGATGCTAAGAAGAGAAAAAATTGGTGAATTATCTTTAGGAGATTTACCAGAAGGTAAATATAGAGAATTAACAAAGCAGGAAGTGGAATACTTATATTCAATTTAG
- the gatC gene encoding Asp-tRNA(Asn)/Glu-tRNA(Gln) amidotransferase subunit GatC — MALTREEVLKITKLSKLSFEDKEIEKFQVELNDILKYIDMLNEVDTSKVEPLVYINEAINNFREKEEKPSLGIEKVLLNAPESAENAIVVPKVIGE; from the coding sequence ATGGCACTTACAAGGGAAGAAGTTCTTAAAATTACAAAATTATCAAAATTATCGTTTGAAGATAAAGAAATAGAAAAATTTCAGGTTGAATTAAATGATATTCTAAAATATATTGATATGTTAAATGAAGTTGATACATCAAAAGTTGAACCCTTAGTTTATATAAATGAAGCTATCAATAATTTTAGAGAAAAAGAAGAAAAACCATCATTAGGAATAGAAAAAGTACTATTAAATGCACCTGAAAGTGCTGAAAATGCAATAGTAGTTCCAAAAGTTATTGGAGAGTAG
- the gatA gene encoding Asp-tRNA(Asn)/Glu-tRNA(Gln) amidotransferase subunit GatA has protein sequence MVYNNLYELTAKELRDKFLSNELSAEEIVSSFYERIEKIEDKIKSFVSLRKDKALDEARKLDEKKKNGEKLGRLAGIPIAIKDNILMEGGKSTSCSKILENYIGIYDSTVVKKLKEEDAIIIGVTNMDEFAMGSTTKTSFHHKTSNPWDLERVPGGSSGGAAASVAAQEVPISLGSDTGGSVRQPASFCGVVGFKPTYGRVSRYGLMAFASSLDQIGTLAKTVEDIAICMNVIAGADDYDATVSKKEVPDYTNFLNKDIKGLKIGLPKEYFIEGLNPEIKNVVDNSIKALKELGAEIVEVSLLHTKYAVPTYYVLAPAEASSNLARFDGIRYGYRAKDYTDLESLYVKTRSKGFGAEVKRRIMIGTYVLSAGFYDAYFKKAQKVRTLIKQDFENVLNEVDVILTPVTPSVAFKLSDTKTPIELYLEDIFTISANLAGIPAISLPGGLVNNLPVGVQFMGKPFNEETLIKVADALEKKIGRLNLPKLD, from the coding sequence ATGGTTTATAATAATCTTTATGAATTAACTGCAAAAGAGTTAAGAGATAAATTTTTATCTAATGAGCTTTCAGCAGAAGAAATAGTGAGTTCCTTTTATGAAAGAATAGAAAAAATTGAAGATAAAATAAAAAGTTTTGTTTCTCTAAGAAAAGATAAAGCTCTTGATGAAGCTAGAAAACTTGATGAAAAGAAAAAAAATGGAGAAAAATTAGGAAGACTTGCTGGTATTCCTATTGCTATAAAAGATAATATTTTAATGGAAGGTGGTAAATCAACTTCTTGTTCAAAAATTTTAGAAAACTATATTGGAATTTATGATTCAACTGTTGTAAAAAAATTAAAAGAAGAAGATGCAATCATCATTGGTGTAACAAACATGGATGAATTTGCAATGGGATCTACAACAAAAACTTCTTTCCATCATAAAACTTCTAATCCTTGGGATTTGGAGAGAGTTCCTGGTGGTAGTAGTGGTGGAGCAGCAGCTTCTGTTGCAGCACAAGAAGTACCAATATCATTAGGTTCTGATACAGGTGGAAGTGTTAGACAACCTGCTTCATTTTGTGGAGTTGTAGGATTTAAACCAACTTATGGTAGAGTTTCAAGATATGGACTTATGGCTTTTGCTTCATCTCTTGATCAGATAGGAACACTAGCTAAAACTGTTGAAGATATTGCTATTTGTATGAATGTTATAGCAGGAGCTGATGATTATGATGCAACAGTTAGCAAAAAAGAAGTTCCTGATTATACAAATTTTTTAAATAAAGATATAAAAGGTTTAAAAATTGGATTACCTAAAGAATATTTTATAGAAGGACTAAATCCTGAAATAAAAAATGTTGTAGATAATTCAATAAAAGCACTTAAAGAGTTAGGAGCAGAAATAGTTGAAGTATCTTTACTACATACAAAATATGCTGTTCCTACTTATTATGTACTTGCACCAGCAGAAGCAAGTTCAAATCTTGCAAGATTTGATGGTATTAGATATGGATACAGAGCAAAAGACTACACAGATTTAGAAAGTCTATATGTTAAAACAAGAAGCAAAGGCTTTGGAGCAGAAGTAAAAAGAAGAATTATGATAGGAACTTATGTTTTAAGTGCAGGTTTCTATGATGCTTATTTTAAAAAAGCCCAAAAAGTTAGAACTCTTATAAAACAAGATTTTGAAAATGTTTTAAATGAAGTAGATGTTATTTTAACACCTGTTACACCAAGTGTAGCTTTTAAATTATCTGATACAAAAACTCCAATAGAATTATATTTGGAAGATATTTTTACAATATCTGCAAATTTAGCAGGTATTCCTGCAATATCATTACCAGGAGGACTTGTAAATAACTTACCAGTGGGAGTGCAATTTATGGGAAAACCATTTAATGAGGAAACTTTAATAAAAGTTGCTGATGCACTTGAAAAGAAAATAGGAAGATTGAATTTACCTAAGTTGGATTAA